One window from the genome of Nitrospira defluvii encodes:
- a CDS encoding cell division protein ZapB has translation MTLDRLDALELRIRDLVKLVQDLKRKNASLEDELRLARERVAVRDDENRRWEQERLDIRARIEKVLGEIDLLECLDEPKEVAFD, from the coding sequence ATGACTTTAGATCGTCTCGACGCCCTTGAACTTCGCATTCGTGATCTCGTGAAACTGGTGCAGGACCTGAAGCGGAAGAACGCTTCGCTTGAAGATGAACTTCGTCTGGCGCGCGAACGGGTTGCGGTGCGCGATGACGAAAACCGCCGTTGGGAACAGGAACGTCTGGATATCCGGGCACGGATCGAAAAAGTGCTCGGGGAAATTGATCTGCTGGAATGCTTGGATGAACCCAAGGAGGTGGCGTTTGACTAA
- a CDS encoding cell division protein ZapA, with protein sequence MTKTIDVEIYGQRYSINGEADESYVKKLAEMVDTQMKQVAAGMRSATPAKLAVLAAFNLAHELLESERRFRQDEADADRRVASLMESIDQQMPSILSR encoded by the coding sequence TTGACTAAAACCATCGACGTGGAGATTTACGGCCAACGGTACAGCATCAATGGTGAGGCCGACGAGTCCTACGTGAAGAAATTGGCCGAGATGGTCGACACACAGATGAAGCAGGTGGCGGCCGGTATGCGGTCGGCCACCCCGGCCAAGCTGGCCGTCCTTGCCGCATTCAATCTTGCCCACGAGTTGCTGGAGTCGGAACGGAGGTTCCGCCAGGATGAAGCCGATGCGGACCGTCGTGTCGCATCCCTCATGGAATCCATCGATCAGCAGATGCCGTCTATCTTGTCGCGGTGA
- the rny gene encoding ribonuclease Y encodes MVPISLSVVAYIIVGLLGAALGAGLFEVLRRRSALARRAEAEDQSAQVIQSAQREAENLLKEAKLEAKDLVFQSRIELEKEQKSKLAEVANTERRVAQREEGLDRKLSLLDKRDQDALKREQELLKREEALAQKDAACAQALKQHRDALERVAGLTAEEAKRQLIQEMESQARLEAAGLAKRLLEEAKENAEREAREIIACSIQRVTRDYVNEATISVVPIANDAMKGRIIGREGRNIRAIEAATGIDLIIDETPEAVIISGFDPLRREIAKVSLERLMHDGRIHPTRIEEIVEKVKTDIEKLMIEEAEKVIFEVGLSDFHPELVKVLGRLKYRTSYGQNNLYHAREAAYICGIMASELKLDVKLAKRGALLHDIGKAVSHEEEGPHAMLGAEIAKKYGEHAKVVNAIAAHHEQVEPICPETVLVAAAEALSAARPGARREALESYVKRLEKLESLATVHKGVQKAYAIQAGREIRVIVKQEDLTDPECFQLSRDLAKKIEQELTYPGQIKVTVIRESRFVDFAK; translated from the coding sequence GTGGTTCCCATTTCTCTCAGCGTTGTTGCGTACATTATTGTCGGATTGTTGGGTGCGGCGCTCGGCGCCGGCCTGTTTGAAGTGCTGCGCCGTCGGTCTGCACTTGCCCGCCGGGCAGAGGCAGAGGACCAATCGGCGCAGGTGATTCAGTCTGCTCAGCGTGAAGCGGAGAATCTCCTCAAAGAAGCGAAGTTGGAGGCCAAGGACCTCGTTTTTCAATCGCGAATCGAACTGGAGAAGGAGCAGAAATCTAAACTCGCCGAAGTGGCCAACACCGAACGGCGGGTTGCCCAGCGTGAAGAGGGCCTTGATAGGAAACTGAGTCTGCTCGACAAGCGTGATCAGGATGCGCTGAAGCGGGAGCAGGAACTCCTCAAGCGTGAAGAGGCCTTGGCGCAGAAAGATGCCGCTTGCGCGCAGGCACTTAAGCAGCATCGTGATGCGCTTGAGCGGGTGGCCGGTCTGACGGCTGAAGAGGCGAAACGGCAACTGATTCAGGAGATGGAGAGCCAGGCGCGGTTGGAAGCGGCTGGTCTGGCGAAGCGGTTGCTTGAAGAGGCAAAAGAGAATGCCGAGCGCGAGGCACGCGAGATTATCGCCTGCTCGATTCAGCGGGTGACCCGCGATTATGTCAATGAGGCGACGATCTCCGTTGTGCCTATCGCCAATGATGCCATGAAGGGGCGGATCATCGGCCGAGAAGGCCGGAATATCCGTGCGATCGAAGCGGCCACAGGGATCGACCTTATCATCGATGAGACGCCCGAGGCGGTGATTATCTCGGGCTTTGACCCGCTGCGTCGTGAGATCGCCAAAGTGTCGCTCGAGCGGCTCATGCACGACGGCCGAATCCATCCCACCCGTATCGAGGAAATCGTCGAAAAGGTGAAGACGGACATCGAGAAACTGATGATCGAAGAGGCGGAGAAAGTCATCTTCGAGGTCGGTCTGTCCGATTTCCATCCGGAACTCGTCAAGGTGCTGGGGCGGCTGAAGTATCGAACCAGTTACGGGCAGAACAATCTGTACCATGCCCGTGAAGCGGCTTATATTTGTGGGATCATGGCGTCAGAACTAAAACTCGACGTCAAACTCGCGAAGCGCGGGGCACTGTTGCACGACATCGGCAAAGCCGTCAGTCACGAAGAAGAAGGCCCACATGCCATGCTGGGGGCGGAGATCGCGAAAAAATACGGCGAACATGCCAAGGTCGTGAACGCCATTGCGGCGCATCATGAGCAGGTGGAGCCTATTTGTCCCGAGACCGTGCTCGTCGCGGCGGCGGAAGCGCTGTCGGCTGCGCGGCCTGGGGCTCGTCGCGAGGCACTGGAATCCTATGTGAAACGCTTGGAGAAACTGGAGTCTCTGGCGACCGTTCACAAGGGGGTCCAAAAGGCCTACGCGATTCAAGCCGGGCGAGAGATCCGCGTGATCGTGAAGCAGGAGGATCTCACGGATCCCGAGTGTTTCCAGCTTTCTCGAGATTTGGCCAAGAAGATCGAGCAGGAACTGACCTATCCGGGTCAGATCAAGGTAACGGTCATCCGCGAAAGCCGGTTTGTCGATTTTGCGAAGTGA